The proteins below are encoded in one region of Marinobacter sp. F4206:
- a CDS encoding MFS transporter encodes MPKQSTDTIDQLYSLIANEEDARVCKDIPEEACREVPRNFFLILASNVLTKLGDLLISPKTVLAWLMSAVGAPALVAWLVPIREAGSLVPQMVIGAWVRRKPVRKWFWTLGSFGQAVSVMAMAASVWFLDGYAAGGGIVAGLVTFSLARGFCSVSMKDVQGKCIPKTRRGRLSGLATTLGGTATVIMTVLLFWDRGDPGIAFYTALLLLAAGLWIIAGLLFAGVEEYGGETSGGGNALSDALKSLSLLRDDAPFRHFVITRALLLCSALASPYFVVLAQQEADAGWMLGIFLLASSLASSLSASFWGWMADTSSRRVMIRGAAMASGVCIAVGITALVVGTDIGSVWFYPAAFFVLSIAHAGVRLGRKTYLVDMAGGNKRTDYTAVSNTVIGVLLLMTGGLTALVSMVSEVAVILVLGLMGLAGMFSALRLREVTSD; translated from the coding sequence TTGCCCAAGCAGAGCACAGACACCATCGACCAACTGTACAGCCTCATTGCCAATGAGGAAGATGCGCGGGTCTGCAAGGACATCCCCGAAGAAGCCTGCCGGGAAGTTCCCCGTAACTTTTTTCTGATTCTGGCGAGCAACGTGCTGACCAAGCTCGGCGACCTGCTGATCAGCCCGAAAACAGTCCTGGCCTGGTTGATGAGTGCGGTTGGCGCGCCGGCGCTGGTGGCCTGGCTTGTTCCCATCCGTGAAGCAGGCTCCCTGGTACCACAGATGGTGATCGGGGCCTGGGTCAGGCGAAAACCGGTTCGCAAGTGGTTCTGGACCCTGGGCAGCTTTGGCCAGGCCGTCAGTGTCATGGCGATGGCAGCCAGTGTCTGGTTTCTCGACGGCTACGCTGCAGGCGGCGGCATTGTCGCGGGACTGGTCACGTTCTCACTGGCCCGAGGCTTTTGCTCAGTCTCCATGAAGGACGTACAGGGCAAATGTATCCCCAAAACCCGCCGGGGCCGATTATCCGGCCTTGCGACGACTCTGGGCGGGACGGCCACCGTAATAATGACCGTGTTGCTGTTCTGGGATCGTGGCGATCCCGGCATTGCCTTTTACACAGCCCTGCTTTTACTGGCCGCCGGCCTCTGGATCATTGCCGGGTTGCTGTTTGCGGGTGTTGAGGAATACGGCGGGGAAACCAGTGGCGGCGGCAATGCGCTCTCCGACGCCCTGAAAAGCCTTTCGCTTCTGCGCGACGATGCCCCCTTTCGTCATTTCGTGATTACCCGGGCGCTGCTTCTGTGCTCCGCCCTCGCCTCGCCCTATTTTGTGGTTCTGGCCCAACAGGAGGCCGATGCCGGCTGGATGCTCGGCATTTTTCTGCTCGCCAGTAGCCTGGCCAGTTCGTTGAGTGCCAGCTTCTGGGGGTGGATGGCCGACACCTCCAGCCGGCGGGTGATGATCCGGGGAGCGGCCATGGCCAGTGGTGTATGCATTGCCGTGGGTATCACCGCGCTGGTCGTGGGCACGGATATTGGCAGCGTCTGGTTTTATCCGGCGGCGTTCTTTGTCCTGAGTATCGCCCATGCTGGCGTCCGGCTGGGCCGGAAAACCTACCTCGTGGATATGGCTGGCGGCAACAAAAGAACCGACTACACTGCAGTTAGTAACACGGTGATCGGTGTTCTTTTGCTGATGACCGGCGGCCTGACGGCACTGGTTTCCATGGTGTCCGAGGTGGCCGTCATTCTTGTTCTGGGTTTGATGGGGCTTGCCGGCATGTTCAGTGCCCTCCGGCTCCGGGAAGTGACGTCAGATTGA